GTGACTTGGATGCAAGTTacaggaaattaaaaaaattgctttctAAAGATGTTCACACTTGACTGAAAATGATGGAACAAAAACCTGtggctgcagttttttttttaattgaaaaggcTGTGTGTATAGAAACAGTTATTTTGGTGCCTTTTTGATGGGAATATGGTCAAGGATAGAATGCATTGCGGtaagactacatgtacatgtaagagcaACACATTGTACCTGTGCATCAATAGTAAGGGAATATTCGCTTAGCACAGTTTAACAACACTGCTAACCATAAGTAAAGCAAAATGCACACTAGTCACTGGCTATAGAccaatggaagtgtcgtggccgagcggttaagagcaccgaattcaaaactctggtgtttctgatcagcagagcttgggttcgagtctcagttgtgacacttgtgtccttaaaagcATGACAGTAATTACTTTGCCCTTGTTGGGATGGGACTTATAAGGCCATTGGTCATGTGTGTTTTTGAATGCACGTAGAATAACCCAttacacttatcaaaaagagattGTTctccctggtgtttctggtttgattacatatagcaccttgtaaaccattacttgATGCTATGtcaaaggagtaggtctcatgcAAACGTTGTCCCACATACATTTCAGGAaattactaagggaataaaagggtagttcttaaacggctgtttaaaaccggcaggctcgttgccgtgtgataaaggcctgatTCGAAAgcgagggcctttattgcaaggcaacgaccctgcaaggttttaaacggccgtttaagaacgagtcactactcttttattcccattcataaatgccttttcggtgaaaaggcgtaataaagtaagaaactctgtaaaacttatccgctTCCGAcctgcttgagctctgtatgttcgACGTCCGTGTATTGCATTGTTACGACTGAGACGCCCAGTTTCCGGATCCGTTCGTGCGcgttgtagtcttggtgcaagacattctcgttttcctttcacacacagcgcggccaactcaccgacagcgacCGCATCGCTCGTAACAAGaaacatcttgcaccaagactagcgcgtagtatctgaaaacaaccggttataaacagagctacagctggtcattatcaaccgcctaaacacccccacgtgacgccctctccaccaataggaatagctaaactgtctgatgtatttatgaatgtatgttaaagcgccttgagtgtcactcGATGATGGATATGCGCACTAAATAAGAATTTAGTAAACTTTTGCGAAGTCTTTTTGGTCCAGCTGTGAACCAGTGATTCTAATTTAATCCAAACACTTCACCTTATCAAGCAAAACTAGGTTTTCTATGCAGAGAGCATACAattaagaaatattttttatgattCTCCACCCTGTGAGACACACACATCAAAACTCGTTATTGGTGGTATGCATATTGCTCTGAACTgcatttttttgtgtcaaaatacaCAAATCAGTAATTTATATTTGTGGAAATATCTTAGATGTAGGTTGTGTACAGATTGTTATGAAGTATGAGAATACTTCAAGGTAATGGATTGTTTTTTGCTGACAAGACAGTTGCTGGCAGCgtataagcactttatgtaatccacctttATAtcgtaaactgacaaacctgtagaaatttgaaataatgacTGGTGAAAAAGCTGATGAATTAGTGAACTGACAAGTTAATTGGTCCTGCtagcaaataaaattaacaaaaaatatataaaaaaataaggaaaacCCTGGCAGtaattattttcttattttaaaaggtttatCAAGTTTAGTTTGATTTCCGTGCGGTTTTAAGCTTTATCGAAAACCTGTATCAACACACTACAGTTAAAAATGTGCTCTGCATGAGTGATGCAACAAGACCTTTAATTAACCTAAAGGGAAATTAATAATAGTGACTTGGATGCAAGTTAtaggaaatttaaaaaaaattgctttctaAAGATGTTCACACTTGACTGAAAATGATGGAACAAAAACCTGtggctgcagttttttttttaattgaaaaggcTGTGTGTGTAGAAACAGTTATTTTGGTGCCTTTTTGATGGGAATATGGTCAAGGATAGAATGCATTGCGGtaagactacatgtacatgtaagagcaACACATTGTACCTGTGCATCAATAGTAAGGGAATATTCGCTTAGCACAGTTTAACAACACTGCTAACCATAAGTAAAGCAAAATGCACACTATAGTCACTGGCTATAGACCCATAGGTCTCAtgcaaacgtagtcccacatacattTCAGGAaattactaagggaataaaagggtagttcttaaacggctgtttaaaaccggcaggctcgttgccgtgtgataaaggcctgagtcgaaagcgagggcctttattgcaaggcaacgaccctgcaaggttttaaacggccgtttaagaacgagtcactactcttttattcccattcataaatgccttttcggttaaaaggcgtaataaagtaagaaactctgtaaaacttatcggCTTCCGAcctgcttgagctctgtatgtttgaCGTCCGTGTATTGCATTGTTACGACTGAGACGCCCAGTTTCCGGATCCGTTCGTGCGcgttgtagtcttggtgcaagacattctcgttttcctttcacacacagcgcggccaactcaccgacagcgacCGCATCGCTCGTAACAAGaaacatcttgcaccaagactaacgcGTAGTATCTGAAaacaactggttataaacagagctccagctggtcattatcaaccgcctaaacacccccacgtgacgcccTCCCCACCAACAGGAATAGCTAAACTGtctgatgtatttatgaatgtaggttagagcgccttgagtgtcactggaTGATGGATATGCGCACTAAATAAGAATTTAGTAAACTTTTGCGAAGTCTTTTTGGTCCAGCTGTGAACCAGTGATTCTAATTTAATCCAAACACTTCACCTTATCAAGCAAAACTAGGTTTTCTATGCAGAGAGCATACAattaagaaatattttttatgattCTCCACCGTGTGAGACACACACATCAAAACTCGTTATTGGTGGTATGCATATTGCTCTGAACTgcatttttttgtgtcaaaatacaCAAATCAGTAATTTATATTTGTTGAAATATCTTAGATGTAGGTTGTGTACAGATTGTTATGAAGTATGAGAATACTTCAAGGTAATGGATTGTTTTTTGCTGACAAGACAGTTGCTGGCAGCgtataagcactttatgtaatccaactTTTTatcataaactgacaaacctgtagaagattgagatcgatcggccatctgggtcacgaggaAAACTGTAAACCTGATAacatattttgcatgacatcattTAAGAAAAATGAATAGAACGCTCAACACTGAGCTATAAACTCCAAGTGGAAAAATATTTTtagttatttctcatcaaaaatgaTATTTCAGACaagaatatttcaagggatgttttctactatcatcatcatgaaaccgtgtaagttttttgtaaatctctGAATGTGAtcttctcaatttttgtttttttaccaatgCTGTAattgcctttaaaatattgCCAACATTAATCCTTGTTCAATATGCTCCAGAAACCTGAAGTCAATCCTTACAGAGTCCTTATACTTAATTGCCTGCCATGTGTGAAGAAGCTACACTCACTTCAAAATCAATTACTTCTTTAAAGAATGTCGGCTTCAATTAGTTACCTGCTCAGACTAGATTCGTGTTTTAAGGTCGGTTTAGACTCCCTCACTCTCTTTGGTTCGTATTTTACTTCTTTGAAGCTTATTGACTTTACTTAGTTGCCTATTGGTCAACCATAGATATAAGTCACACCCATCTTATAAACCATGGCTGGATTCATAGATGtttagattaaaggcactgggcactattaactaaacaaaataattgttagcataaaaacttactcagtAAAGAGCAATGAAGcgctcttgatagtataaaacattgtgaagtaatgtagtttttgagaaagaagtaatttctcactaaaaaatttaaattaagaatgtgagacctcagctgagctaTTGAagtcaaggcatctgaaagcacacaacttctgcgacaagggtgttttttcttccgttattcaCTGGCAacttccgacgaccaattgagtcaacattttcacaggtttgttattttatgcgtatatgTTGacacacaccaagtgagaatactggtctttgacaattaccaatagtgtccagtgcctttaaggtaagctttcagTGGTTCTTTTGAATATACAATCCAATTTAGTGATTTGATTGCAACTTCTCCATAGCTTTGCTCGCTACTGAGGCTAAAAACTACGCAGCCTTTGGAAATACAATTGTTTGCTGCCATATTGTGCAGGGCTACATTTGatttaaaatcactgaaaacTTCAATAAAGCATATCGGCTTTAATAGTTATCTACTCCCACTAGATTTGTGTTTTAAggtcaatttcaattttttttttacaatcttaTCTGTGATTTGATTCCATCTTGTGTGTCTCTACTGGCTGTTGAcgtcaataacaaaaacacagtcCTTGGAAACTTAATTGGTTGCCATACGTGAGGCCTAACTCGCTTCAAACTCAATGAAGACAATTAATACTTTAAAGTGTATCAGCTTTTAattagttaccaagtcagattGGGTTcgtgatttaaagccattggaccctttcggtacagaaaaaaaaaaaaagttcacagatttacaaataatttacagggtttacagaaggtaatggtgaaagacttctcttgaaatattagtccatgaaatgctttactttttgagaaaacggtaaaacaatataaattctcgttaacgagaattacggatttgttataaacacatgtcatgacacggcgaaacgcgcgaaaacaggagtgggttttcccgttattttctcccgactccgatgtccgattgagcctaaatttccacaggattgttattttatatataagttgtgatacacgaagtgtgggacttggataatactgtttaccgaaagtgtataatggctttaaggtcaGTTTTGAACTTgtacttcatcatcatcatcagtttAGCATCATGCATTTCTTCACCGGCTGCCTGACTGGTGAGAAGCTTTCTAGACTGATCTTGAGCTGCTACTTCTGCCTCCTCCACACAGACCAACAAGTGCCTAGTCTGGAAAGCTCCCTCTGGATTACATTTCCCATGTTGTCTTAGGGCCACCTCGTCTGCGTTTCCCCTGGGTTGGTGACCAGTTTGAGAGTTGCTTAGAGATCTGATTAGTTCCCATTCGTTGGAGGTGACCAAACCTCTGCAAATCGCTTGTATTTGGGCGATACAATCCTGTACCGATAGAGACAACTACAGATGGACAGATACATGTAGCCGCAACACTTCAATAGATATGGCCTAAAAGTAAAAGTATATCTCTGCTTACCAACTGCAATACAGTGATTCTAAACATGTTTACATTGATAACTCAGCAGGATCCGACAATAATCTAAGGGTGCTTGATTGGTTAGATCAGACACAAAAGTGCTATAATCATAAACACAACTTAGAGAACTGAAAGTGTTGAAGACAAGACAACTGGAACTCAATTGGTGCAAGTACAAACTGGGCTGCTGCTGATAAGCTGGATGCAACTCCTTCCCTGAAGGCCTCTAATGTTGGTACtaactttaaaaacctttttatttcaaagttaCATGAAGTAACTTTAGGATAATCATAAACAAAAAGTAATTGTGTAGAAAGATATTGTGTTTTGCAGAATTATACGGTGATTTGATGTTTTAGTATTGTTTTAGAAACGTGTATTTTGGTGATTTTCGTTTGAGATATTGAACacctctttattttactgcaccTTCAGCGAACACAAAGAGTATGTAGTTGAATGTAATCAAATGTGTTTTAAAGCACCGGTACTTACTTTGAAAATCTGTTGAATTCAATATTATAAAAATTACTATGGGAAAAaccgtacaaaaaaaaaaaaaatactgtagaTTGTGATTTGCAGATTTGGTGATTTAAAGTTTTAGTAATGTGCACTTTGGTGAATTTCATTTGAGATAATGAACACCTCTTTATTTGACTGGACCTTCAGCGAACACAAAGAGTATGTAGTTCACTGCAATAGAACTTGATTTAAAGCGCCAGTACTAATTTTGAAAATCGTTTGAATTCTATTTTATAAAAAGTTACTATGGAataaaccatgaaaaaaaaaattaagataaGACATTGTGATTTGTAGATTTGTGTAGTTTTGCTGCAATCTGTTTTGCTGcgttttttttaccgtggaagAAAAGATTTCTAATGCCTTACTAGATGTTAAAACTGTTAAGGTTTTGTAAATGGTAATTTTTTCACCAGTTCCTATTTATCCATAATTGTTCTcatttaaatgtaaaaaatgttaTGAACTTAATGctgtgaacgatttcccttgtagtgtagcagagcaaaatgctacgcaTCAGTTGCAACTCCAACGTTaacatttgctactcaatattagtATTTCGTGTGCGGTGAACAATTTCCTTTGTGaagcataaaacattttgagaaacggctcccccttgAAGTAAGATATTTCTCAGGAAGTAGAAttttttccccgaatttgaCATCAACTAAGCATGATTCTAGTTTGTGGATGGCACTAGAAGCATTCCGTTGATTAGGAACAAAAGAAACATAAATTTGAACATCATCAGATAGCAATGGAATCTAATGTGATGGAGATCAAAAACATCCCTTAGTTCACTCAAATATATAGACAATAACATTGGCCCACCAACTGAACCTTGTGGGACACCACAGTTCAAGGAGACAGGATCAGATTGAGTCCCATTTATGTACATGACTTGCTGGCGATCAGTCAGGTAGGATTTAAACCAATCTAGCACAACGTCGTGAACACCCGAGGGGTGAGAGAATATTTCAGAGAATGTCATGATGAACAGTGTCGAAAGCGGATGAAAGGTCTAACGAAACTAAGACAGTTATCCGCCCAAGATCGATCTCATTAGATAAGTTCACGAGGAGTGTCTCAACACTGTGGTGTGCCAGATGCGCAGACTGTCGACTATCGAGAAGATTGTTTTCACGGAGGAAGTCTGACAGTCTTGAGAAGACCACTCGTTCGAGAACCTTGGATATGTATGGAAGATTCGAGATAGGAcggtagtttttgagcaattcTGGATTTAAAGACAATTTTTTGAGTGTAGGATGAACGTGGGCTAGCTTGAGAGCTGCAGGAACAACACCATTGTTCATACTCAAATTAACAATCTCAACAACAATGGGTGCAAATATATGAAAACAATCTTTCAACAACATAGTGGGGATGGGGTCCAAGTCAAAAGATTTCGCAGGAGTGTGATGAATGGCAGACTCAATTTCCTCTGTAGAAGTAGGCTCAAATGAATCGAAAACTGTAATTGTTCTAGAAGGTCGTTGCAGTCTAGTGGACTTTACTCCTAGATTCAAGCCCTGCcatggtatttctgatcagcagagtgtgggttcgaatccccagccatgacactgtgtccttaaacaagactCAAAAAAGAAgtgttcgccccggtgttcctggctgtagcaccttgtaaacccgtataaggtgctacataattgggtctcagaattcatcactgcaataacctatctgtctgaaagtttgtataaactcaGTGTCTTGAGTACCTtctttggtagatacgtgcgctatataagacttcaatataatactattattattattacccaaACCTTCCCAACGAATCTTACGTTATGCGCCTCGTCATAAATTAaagaataattttattttaaaaaaatatacaaaatccAAAAGATTATGGAAAATCTGGAGCTCCTTATATGACAGTCATTTAAACAGagaagttttaataataataatatggatttatacTGCGCACTTCTCCAGAAAACCGATCAAGCTTACACGAAAAGAAATACAAAgtgaaaatgagaaaaaaattacttgtaaTTAAAACTAAACCCAATGTAAGTCTAGGTGTACAAGTGTGCCTTGAACTCCCTCTTGAAGTTGTCAAGTGATGGCATTTTACAAAAGGAGCTGCTTGGTGAAAATGTAATTATACCAACTTGCCGTGCTTAATTAAATGCTTTATAGGTTAACTTCACAATAGAAGTGATTGCCTTTGTACAGTGCAACAGAATTTGTTATTGTTCCCACACCACGATTTTATCCAAGAGTGCCGCCCTTGTAGTTTCAATTAAGTCACGTATTAATCAAATTTTAACTAATGCATAGTTATTAACTGATTGCGTGCAAAAAAGTGAAGACAATACAAACGTGTAACCAATCATATCACTTGGGCTGGCGTCTCTCTAACATGTGACCAAGAATAACCAACCAGCACCCCATGAGAGTCTCcatgccatatacatgtaaataagtGAGATTTGAGgcatgcatggtgaggtatcaaatatatatattttgtttgcggtaacaccagaagtgtttctacttgccaggtagatgttGTTCTTTAATTAGAAAACTTtgttgctttatattctactgccgcagagtagacTTTTACGAATttggaagacttctcagttctaaaaagaactacTACCTGAGGGGAAGGTAGAAAAACAACCAGGAaaactactttagcttttagtgGATCGTGATTAACTTGACTAtcacggagtgagttcttaaattggtctcattgTTTCGACTATAGCTTGCTCTTGTCTTCGTCAGGAACCAGTTTGTGAAGATTCAGCTTTCCAATTTTGAGATACTCATCTGGAAGGTATCCACATCAGCCAAGACTGAATCTACATGCAAGGTATGATGGCTTCTCAAGCACAGTTCCTGATGCTATATGCAGCTATCACTCTTACACTAATCATTTTAAACATTAATCAAACAATAGCTTCTGGTGCAACTGCATGTAAGACAAATATGAGAGAGTTTCTATTTGCAGaaaatagaaaattacttcAACTTTCATATCAAGCGAAAGTTACTCATTCTCATGTCCTCTGTGTGAGTTACTGTCATGCTGATCCTCAGTGTCACTCAGTCAATTACAACATTGACAATCATCTGTGTGAGCTCAACAACGCTACCAGGGCTCAGTATCCTGATGACTTCATTACATCTTTTGGTAGTGTGTACTTTGATGCTGATGTAGAAACACCTCACTTCTCTCTACCTGACCAAACACTCCCTACACAGCCTGATACAACCATCTCCTCTGGGCCTCAAAACAGCAGTTGCCAGGGGCTTCTTGAGACAGGTCATAATGTGAGTGGTATCTACACAATATTCCCTGCTGGATTCAACAACACCCTTCAAGTCTACTGTGACATGAACACTGATGGTCAGGGC
Above is a genomic segment from Asterias amurensis chromosome 6, ASM3211899v1 containing:
- the LOC139938071 gene encoding ficolin-3-like; the encoded protein is MASQAQFLMLYAAITLTLIILNINQTIASGATACKTNMREFLFAENRKLLQLSYQAKVTHSHVLCVSYCHADPQCHSVNYNIDNHLCELNNATRAQYPDDFITSFGSVYFDADVETPHFSLPDQTLPTQPDTTISSGPQNSSCQGLLETGHNVSGIYTIFPAGFNNTLQVYCDMNTDGQGWMVIQRRQDGSVDFYRNWTDYQVGFGDKSGEFWLGNENLRTLTESAGPWKLKIEMVRWDGEKSFAEYGHFKIDGDNYQLEIGSYKASSTAADALEYHNGMMFSTKDKDNDKHSSNCAVAHKGGWWYNSCYYSNLNGKYYPYESGSADGINWFIQVMGYKSLKTCSMKMCLST